One window from the genome of Alnus glutinosa chromosome 13, dhAlnGlut1.1, whole genome shotgun sequence encodes:
- the LOC133854483 gene encoding uncharacterized protein LOC133854483 isoform X2 translates to MGMEDGAKVESKLQSEGGDQRALIEEIRQELTNEKYLNANLRLQLKKTQESNFEFILALSDMDEMLEQMKSSIYQSEMIVQGGNVDRNELLNTIALLNHLKEISDHSNKLGSSENAEKIRETHLKCETDDDEEQEAQEELVRGNSHAKEAYLPEKKIKDLYGDIKCYRKYKDDQKMQMEQLVRANEKLKEENHDILYKLEQSQLQEQRLKMQYERSSLSAAIPELEAHIESLEDDLKEFFGSLSTIRELQTRIKSLEEELLQVQRDNVDRNELLNTIGLLKEEAEKSQEELRRMRHLKDEKEATVGLLQSEMEMLKIKQKETALETSTNSFLEKESELEEMRERYLEMSLKFAEVEGDRQQLVRTVRKLKNAIRSPF, encoded by the exons ATGGGGATGGAG GATGGGGCAAAAGTTGAAAGCAAGTTGCAGTCAGAAGGGGGAGATCAGCGTGCTCTTATTGAAGAAATCAGACAAGAATTGACGAATGAGAAGTACTTGAATGCCAATCTAcgactacaattgaagaagaCCCAGGAATCTAATTTTGAGTTCATTCTTGCTTTAAGTGACATGGATGAAATGCTGGAACAAATGAAGTCATCAATTTATCAATCTGAGATGATTGTACAGGGGGGAAATGTAGACAGAAATGAACTCTTGAACACAATTGCTTTGCTTAATCATCTCAAGGAAATATCAGATCATTCCAACAAATTAGGATCCAGTGAGAATGCTGAAAAGATTAGGGAAACCCATCTAAAATGTGAGACAGATGATGATGAAGAGCAAGAAGCACAGGAAGAGCTTGTTAGGGGGAACAGTCATGCCAAAGAAGCGTACTTACCGGAGAAAAAGATCAAAGACCTCTATGGCGATATAAAGTGTTATAGGAAATATAAAGATGACCAAAAGATGCAGATGGAGCAGCTTGTACGTGCCAATGAGAAATTGAAGGAGGAGAACCATGACATCTTGTATAAACTGGAACAAAGTCAACTGCAAGAACAACGTCTGAAGATGCAGTATGAACGTTCATCTCTTTCTGCTGCCATTCCTGAACTAGAAGCCCATATTGAGAGCTTGGAAGACGATTTGAAAGAATTCTTTGGTTCTTTGTCTACCATAAGGGAACTTCAAACACGTATCAAAAGCTTGGAGGAAGAATTGCTGCAGGTACAGAGGGATAATGTAGACAGGAATGAACTCTTGAACACAATTGGTTTGCTTAAGGAGGAAGCAGAGAAGTCACAGGAGGAGTTGAGGAGAATGAGGCATCTCAAGGATGAGAAGGAGGCAACTGTTGGGCTCTTACAATCGGAGATGGAAATGCTTAAG ATAAAGCAAAAGGAAACTGCCTTGGAAACCTCGACAAACTCATTTTTGGAGAAGGAAAGCGAACTAGAGGAGATGCGAGAGAGATATTTAGAAATGAGTCTCAAGTTTGCAGAGGTAGAAGGTGACAGACAGCAGCTTGTAAGGACAGTACGTAAGCTCAAGAATGCCATTAGGAGCCCGTTTTga
- the LOC133854483 gene encoding uncharacterized protein LOC133854483 isoform X1, giving the protein MGMEDGAKVESKLQSEGGDQRALIEEIRQELTNEKYLNANLRLQLKKTQESNFEFILALSDMDEMLEQMKSSIYQSEMIVQGGNVDRNELLNTIALLNHLKEISDHSNKLGSSENAEKIRETHLKCETDDDEEQEAQEELVRGNSHAKEAYLPEKKIKDLYGDIKCYRKYKDDQKMQMEQLVRANEKLKEENHDILYKLEQSQLQEQRLKMQYERSSLSAAIPELEAHIESLEDDLKEFFGSLSTIRELQTRIKSLEEELLQVQRDNVDRNELLNTIGLLKEEAEKSQEELRRMRHLKDEKEATVGLLQSEMEMLKVQIKQKETALETSTNSFLEKESELEEMRERYLEMSLKFAEVEGDRQQLVRTVRKLKNAIRSPF; this is encoded by the exons ATGGGGATGGAG GATGGGGCAAAAGTTGAAAGCAAGTTGCAGTCAGAAGGGGGAGATCAGCGTGCTCTTATTGAAGAAATCAGACAAGAATTGACGAATGAGAAGTACTTGAATGCCAATCTAcgactacaattgaagaagaCCCAGGAATCTAATTTTGAGTTCATTCTTGCTTTAAGTGACATGGATGAAATGCTGGAACAAATGAAGTCATCAATTTATCAATCTGAGATGATTGTACAGGGGGGAAATGTAGACAGAAATGAACTCTTGAACACAATTGCTTTGCTTAATCATCTCAAGGAAATATCAGATCATTCCAACAAATTAGGATCCAGTGAGAATGCTGAAAAGATTAGGGAAACCCATCTAAAATGTGAGACAGATGATGATGAAGAGCAAGAAGCACAGGAAGAGCTTGTTAGGGGGAACAGTCATGCCAAAGAAGCGTACTTACCGGAGAAAAAGATCAAAGACCTCTATGGCGATATAAAGTGTTATAGGAAATATAAAGATGACCAAAAGATGCAGATGGAGCAGCTTGTACGTGCCAATGAGAAATTGAAGGAGGAGAACCATGACATCTTGTATAAACTGGAACAAAGTCAACTGCAAGAACAACGTCTGAAGATGCAGTATGAACGTTCATCTCTTTCTGCTGCCATTCCTGAACTAGAAGCCCATATTGAGAGCTTGGAAGACGATTTGAAAGAATTCTTTGGTTCTTTGTCTACCATAAGGGAACTTCAAACACGTATCAAAAGCTTGGAGGAAGAATTGCTGCAGGTACAGAGGGATAATGTAGACAGGAATGAACTCTTGAACACAATTGGTTTGCTTAAGGAGGAAGCAGAGAAGTCACAGGAGGAGTTGAGGAGAATGAGGCATCTCAAGGATGAGAAGGAGGCAACTGTTGGGCTCTTACAATCGGAGATGGAAATGCTTAAG GTTCAGATAAAGCAAAAGGAAACTGCCTTGGAAACCTCGACAAACTCATTTTTGGAGAAGGAAAGCGAACTAGAGGAGATGCGAGAGAGATATTTAGAAATGAGTCTCAAGTTTGCAGAGGTAGAAGGTGACAGACAGCAGCTTGTAAGGACAGTACGTAAGCTCAAGAATGCCATTAGGAGCCCGTTTTga